One part of the Vicia villosa cultivar HV-30 ecotype Madison, WI linkage group LG6, Vvil1.0, whole genome shotgun sequence genome encodes these proteins:
- the LOC131612208 gene encoding uncharacterized protein LOC131612208, translating to MNQKNPKFYICTKNLVHITSSVCIMAIHGATQRTQTSSTTPSSFSETYQSKQPQEKLYTDFKIYWPFSIPLTSETAAIRIIRNLENLGLYYTLFIWIILFIILIPHHKTSLILLVIMTYVITIYHLLLRACPNNIMFHRRIDKRFVFGLLVFATVVLLILTDAGIRLAVTLACAVPLVLVHAVLWVSQYVFEVDNDVDVCCCCCNKESASLVGHSEFGADGLENV from the coding sequence ATGaaccaaaaaaatccaaaattctaTATATGTACTAAAAATCTCGTACACATTACATCAAGTGTGTGTATTATGGCAATTCATGGAGCAACACAAAGAACACAAACCTCATCAACAACACCTTCATCATTTTCCGAAacataccaatcaaaacaacctcAAGAAAAACTCTACACTGACTTCAAAATCTATTGGCCCTTCAGCATTCCTTTAACCTCAGAAACCGCCGCAATTCGCATCATTCGAAACCTAGAAAATCTTGGACTATACTATACACTTTTCATATGGATCATACTTTTTATAATCCTCATCCCTCATCATAAAACATCCTTGATTCTGTTGGTTATAATGACATATGTGATAACCATTTATCATTTACTACTAAGAGCTTGTCCCAACAATATCATGTTTCATCGAAGAATCGATAAAAGGTTCGTGTTTGGTTTGCTAGTGTTTGCGACAGTGGTGCTACTGATTTTGACCGATGCGGGGATTCGTCTTGCGGTTACTTTAGCTTGTGCTGTGCCTTTGGTTTTGGTGCATGCTGTTTTATGGGTTAGTCAGTATGTTTTTGAGGTTGATAAtgatgttgatgtttgttgttgttgttgtaacaaagAATCGGCTTCACTTGTTGGCCATAGTGAGTTTGGAGCTGATGGCTTAGAGAATGTTTGA
- the LOC131609764 gene encoding serine/threonine-protein kinase D6PKL1-like, which yields MKSAAEPKVLPRTLPVLVEVSDADLAVLREAGQRLMSGQDVSCVRAVSKARDGSMTRLASIREAAQLSNTRIVLAREDMEFNTQSSREPVSATPTDHGELLPDVETLKRSTDSFGENGSSSFAGASHPPEPVDTDLMRTVYIPIGRNKPEAGLYMKGPFLEDLSICNLTKKPSLAVVSPAESTLEESNDMGKLASPISGAPASQNNMNSLPRPDSEENEYVWDSSLPPSGNASPHSSIDSASVLRTMSIANSCASTYRSDAFTSDGVISVDKNCDSIKGSVRGDSLESAKTSASRASDSSGLSDDSNWSNITGSANKPHKGNDPRWKAILAVRTRDRILGMSHFKLLRRLGCGDIGSVYLSELSATRCYFAMKVMDKASLAARKKLVRAQTEREILQLLDHPFLPTLYTHFETDRFSCLVMEYCPGGDLHNLRQRQPGKHFSEYAARFYAAEVLLAIEYLHMLGVVYRDLKPENVLVREDGHIMLSDFDLSLRCVVSPTLIRTHDNDPSKWAAGGAFCVQPACIEPTSVCIQPVCFMPKLFSKKSRKPKADTGLTTSALPELLAEPTSARSMSFVGTHEYLAPEIIKGEGHGSAVDWWTFGIFLHELLYGKTPFKGSGNRATLFNVVGQQLKFPESPTTSYASRDLIRGLLVKEPQNRLGVKRGATELKQHPFFEGINWALIRCSTPPEIPRPTETELPTKFEAVDNNTVGVGSNSKKMVDGNTETKPGGGKYLDFEFF from the exons ATGAAGAGTGCAGCCGAGCCGAAAGTACTTCCTCGGACCTTGCCTGTCTTAGTTGAGGTATCTGATGCAGACTTAGCTGTTTTAAGAGAAGCTGGCCAGAGACTAATGTCGGGGCAGGATGTTTCATGTGTGCGTGCGGTTTCAAAAGCTCGGGATGGCTCTATGACGCGTTTGGCCTCCATTAGAGAAGCGGCGCAGTTATCGAATACAAGAATTGTTTTGGCAAGAGAAGATATGGAATTCAATACACAATCCTCTCGAGAGCCTGTCTCGGCTACGCCTACGGATCATGGAGAACTCTTGCCTGATGTTGAGACATTGAAGAGGAGTACTGATTCTTTTGGGGAAAATGGTTCGAGTTCATTTGCTGGTGCTAGTCACCCTCCAGAACCTGTGGATACTGATCTTATGAGAACGGTTTATATACCGATAGGTCGAAACAAACCCGAAGCTGGATTGTACATGAAGGGTCCTTTCCTTGAAGATCTTTCAATTTGTAATCTGACTAAGAAACCAAGCCTAGCTGTTGTTTCGCCTGCAGAAAGTACTCTTGAAGAATCAAATGACATGGGGAAGTTAGCATCACCAATTTCAGGTGCTCCTGCATCGCAGAATAACATGAATTCTCTACCTCGCCCGGATTCTGAGGAGAACGAATATGTTTGGGATTCTTCTTTGCCTCCAAGTGGAAATGCCAGTCCACATAGTAGTATTGATAGTGCTAGTGTTCTGAGAACAATGAGTATCGCTAATAGTTGTGCGAGTACGTATCGGAGCGATGCATTCACTAGTGATGGCGTGATTAGTGTAGACAAGAATTGTGATAGTATTAAAGGAAGTGTAAGGGGGGATTCACTCGAGAGTGCAAAAACTAGTGCTAGTCGGGCAAGTGATAGCAGCGGCCTCAGTGATGACAGCAACTGGAGTAACATCACTGGTAGTGCCAATAAACCACATAAAGGAAATGATCCTAGGTGGAAGGCTATCCTTGCTGTTCGAACTCGTGATAGAATTTTGGGCATGAGTCATTTTAAGTTACTAAGACGACTTGGTTGTGGTGATATCGGTAGTGTGTATCTCTCTGAGCTGAGTGCAACTCGGTGTTATTTCGCAATGAAAGTTATGGACAAGGCATCCCTTGCTGCCAGAAAGAAGCTGGTTAGGGCACAGACAGAAAGAGAGATACTGCAGTTGCTCGACCATCCATTTCTGCCAACGTTATACACACATTTTGAGACCGACCGATTCTCATGTTTGGTAATGGAATACTGTCCGGGCGGTGATCTTCATAATTTAAGGCAACGGCAACCAGGGAAACATTTCTCAGAGTATGCTGCACG CTTTTATGCTGCAGAGGTCCTGTTAGCAATTGAATATCTTCACATGCTTGGAGTTGTTTATCGAGACCTTAAACCTGAAAATGTACTTGTTCGAGAAGACGGTCACATAATGCTCTCAGACTTCGATCTTTCTCTTAGGTGTGTTGTTTCACCTACCCTTATCAGAACTCACGACAACGACCCTTCAAAATGGGCAGCTGGTGGTGCATTCTGTGTTCAGCCTGCTTGTATTGAGCCTACATCTGTATGCATCCAGCCTGTCTGTTTTATGCCTAagcttttttctaaaaaatcacGGAAGCCTAAAGCAGATACTGGTCTGACAACTAGCGCACTTCCAGAACTTCTTGCCGAGCCAACATCAGCGCGGTCGATGTCATTCGTTGGCACACATGAGTATCTCGCCCCTGAAATAATCAAAGGAGAAGGTCACGGAAGTGCAGTTGATTGGTGGACATTCGGCATTTTCTTACACGAGTTATTGTATGGTAAAACCCCTTTCAAAGGATCTGGAAACCGAGCTACGCTGTTCAATGTAGTAGGGCAGCAGCTCAAGTTTCCCGAGTCGCCAACTACGAGTTACGCCAGCCGGGATCTAATACGAGGTTTGCTTGTGAAGGAGCCGCAGAACCGTCTTGGAGTGAAAAGGGGTGCAACCGAGCTCAAACAGCATCCTTTCTTTGAAGGCATAAACTGGGCGTTGATTAGGTGCAGTACGCCACCGGAAATTCCAAGACCAACGGAAACTGAACTACCGACAAAGTTTGAAGCAGTTGATAATAATACTGTCGGGGTTGGGAGCAATAGTAAGAAAATGGTTGATGGTAATACCGAAACGAAGCCCGGGGGTGGTAAATATCTCGACTTTGAGTTCTTTTAG
- the LOC131612210 gene encoding lysine-rich arabinogalactan protein 19-like yields MATMFWVLTLLSLTCMLELNALAPATVPSKLPLTIPAAIAPSKLPPTAPTATAPSKLLPTAPTATAPSKLPPTTPTATAPSKLPPKTPTATAPSKLPPATPTATPPANVAPKSAPVTSPAPKVSPASTPIVPPLKVKPPTLAPVQTPPALAPVKATPVPAPAPTKQAPAPAPITSPPIPAPSPAIKAPTPAPAAPKSPKHKKRKYKYKHKKHHAQAPAPTIKSPPAPPTDSKADDDTTPAPAPSLNGAPSNHHQGRNIWATAGLAITVFLAVTVYSC; encoded by the exons ATGCCCTAGCACCAGCAACTGTACCATCAAAGTTGCCACTTACAATCCCAGCAGCAATTGCACCATCAAAGTTGCCACCTACAGCCCCAACAGCAACTGCACCATCAAAGTTGCTACCTACAGCCCCAACAGCAACTGCACCATCAAAGTTGCCACCGACAACCCCAACGGCAACTGCACCATCAAAGTTGCCACCTAAAACCCCAACAGCAACTGCACCATCAAAGTTGCCACCTGCAACCCCAACAGCAACACCACCTGCAAATGTGGCACCCAAATCTGCTCCAGTGACATCACCGGCTCCAAAGGTTTCACCTGCATCAACTCCAATAGTCCCTCCACTGAAAGTGAAACCACCAACATTAGCACCAGTTCAAACGCCACCTGCCCTCGCACCAGTAAAGGCAACCCCGGTTCCAGCACCTGCACCCACAAAGCAAGCACCGGCTCCTGCACCAATTACTTCACCACCAATACCGGCACCATCACCTGCAATAAAAGCCCCAACACCAGCACCAGCAGCACCTAAGTCCCCCAAGcacaagaaaagaaaatacaaatacaAGCACAAGAAACATCATGCACAAGCGCCAGCACCAACAATTAAGAGTCCCCCTGCACCACCAACTGATAGTAAAGCAGATGACGACACAACACCAGCACCAGCACCTAGTTTG AATGGTGCACCATCAAACCATCATCAAGGGAGAAATATATGGGCGACAGCTGGACTTGCTATCACAGTTTTTCTTGCGGTAACTGTCTACAGCTGCTAG